caaattatagacaacatcactggttccttcatttttccacaaccccagtaatgttttacaaaagatgcaccacaacattcgtataggttcatgggttagaagattattatagccacggttAGGATTTCACaacctaaaaaatggctgtcgcctgagaagaaacgaagaattcaaatagtgaccaaaaatgtaacaattcagttcccagaatgattgttcggcaggtgaaaccagctacccaggccctctgtccgatcacgttagatcgctcctgtcactgatcttggaggctgtgtgaggtggtttatgcctgttgccagattctgtaacaaacgttaccaccactagtacgatggttgccacggttatatcatgcatgtataagactagaaattgccgtttttgtgacgcagtacagtttttctggctttctaaagaaacaagaaagggttgttgactgtcatttgtatcccaccttgcttgtcaaaatgttgtacagaaatgactgtaacaaacgttactattgttcgatgctgtctaagctttctattggACCTGGTGttaaaaagctgcccacttttcaaatgtccctagggacatccacttatacctaaatgatgtagtcaataaggtaagtcctttcgaagaaaacagggtaaagtctactgttgtaacaaacgttaccggtaacgtttgttacatgccctgtaatgcattaccaatgggaccgaaaataataagtttccattttttggctatggttaaaagaggaattttcccaaacaaccaagtagttttaagtgaaaataaagccgatttatttttcgaccaaaaaaaatgccattttcgacatttcaatgagaacgagtgtagtAATATAGCTAACAAAAAAGTGTTATGCTTCATCCTCAGTTTTAGGTTCGACCATGTTGCTTTTCCCTTAGACAGTTTGGAAACTAACAAAGCTTTGTGTCATCTCTCCCCACCCCAGGTCCAGGCCCTGCGTGCTAAGTACAAGTCTCTGGACATCGAGGTGGATGGGGGAGTGGGACCCAGTACCATTGACCTGGCAGCAGAGGTAAGAACAGCTGTGTTCTGTTGACTTCTTTCTCAGGGATGTCTTTAGCTGTGTCCAGGAACATccaatgtattttgatgttgatGTCAACAAATGACACAAAACGTCCTGGTAAGTATACAAAAAGCAGTCTCCATGGTTTGTTCCGTTGTTTTTAACTTAAGTCAGAAAACTCTTCAGATATGTCAAAATCCTTTAAGATTTgcctctcaaaatgcaggaagtaGTAGTTCAAAGGGTTAAagatattgtgaaaattttccAGTGAAACTCAATTCCTGACATCTTTGGCACTTGACACTTTCCCAAGATGGATGCTTGCTGGTATGGTTAGAGTTCTGGGTGAGAATTATTGTTCCTGTGAGCCACCTAGTGGAAGTCAACATAACTGCATTGCTGAGAATGGATGCTATAGCAAGTCATGTGTGCAACTTCTATCTGTAATGACAGCAATACCTGTGTAAATAACTACACTTTGAGGAGCTCTTGACTTTTTTAAAGTTCTTCAAAATACTGGTGTATCCCACTGttaatgtgtgttttgtatctaTTTTCAGGCCGGCGCTAACATGATCGTATCGGGAACGGCAGTAGTTAGGAGCGACAACCCGCGGGATGTCATTGGCCAATTGAGAGGCAAGGTGGACGAGGCAATACAGAAGGCTAACCTGGAGAGATGATGACATCACGTTGTCTttaggtgggggagggggggcaagTAGACAAAACAGGTACAATTGCTGCTTGACTTGGTTTGACAGGAGTAAACTTTGCATTCAACTGTACCAGCTGCAGGGGTAATGCCATGTAATGGTAAAGTGGGGATTTTCTGCTCCATGTTTGACATGAAAGCTAACAAGATTGGTGAAGCTAACAGGACCATTGAACCATCATCAGCAAAGGAATTCTGCACATTTTAATCCACAGTTTATAAAATCATATCTTGTGCAATTCATTTCACATCTTCATGGGAACTAACTACTAAGATGAGGCTGAAGACAACCGGAATGTTTGGAGAGTCAACTTGTggtaatgttaatgttaattcCAGGGCTCTTTCCAGTTGCTAGGGAAGGGATCAGTAAGAATGTAACATGAAACACTCAATATTCAGGGTGtggtcttgttatttttttgtccTAGGATTATCAGCACGCTGCTGTGACAGAATCAATGTTCAATAACAATCTGCGTCAACATTTTGTTGTTAGCTAGGCTTTGTATGAAACATCCAAGATTTTCCGAAGAATGACCATGCTTTGCTGTCCCTACACCCCTATTCCACTAGTGCAGCGACCTCGCTGCGACTGCCCTGTGACCTAGCGATTGGACCGAGCACTCAACAAATTTTACGACTAAAACAAATTTTATTGcgctgtttgtttttgttgtcttttcagtcacatgtttacattttgcatcatattccaGTTATGAAATCAAGGATTACACAGATCCAATTTTGGTTGCAGCGAGGCCGAAGCAGGATCACCGCATGGTGGTGTGGGAGCTTACACCTGTTGTACAGTGAACATTACAGGTCCTTACCCTCTGTAAAGATGATGACCTACCCTATAGTAAACACAGTTAAACTGTAAATCCTTTGTATGGGACATGTCTCTGCATTGTACCATGTCAAGTTGTTAGTTTGTCCCTCCGGGCTTAACAGCTAGGGTGCATCATGTACAAACAATACATTACGTGAGAAATACGTGCTGGAGATGTTGACATTGCAATTATGGCGCCCCCCTACTGTAAATTACCCTGTGTGCTGGGTGGCACCTGCTTAACTATGATGTTAAAAACATGAGATGGTTATCTTGTTTGCACTTCAAACTATTGACGTTTGCTAGGTTGACCTATAGAAGCCTTGGCTTCACAAATAAAGTTTTGGCAAAAGCCATTACAATGATTTTCTTATGTATTATTATTTTAAATCATTTATTTATGATATGGAATTTATATTCAATATCAAAGTTGTAATACTCTAATGTGCACATGTTATACAAGGTAAAACACCAAGAAGGCCAACATCGAGTTACAAGAAGAAAATATGAATGATCACCAATTTACGTATTACTTGGGGGACTAAGCAAGTCATGTAGACTTATCTGAAAAGATTCAGTGGTGGCTCCAGGCAATATCAGCAGTTACTGTCAGTCAAAGGCACAAGTCTTTTCTTTTCTCAGTTCAAATATGCAATCCATCGTATGATAATTTGTTAAAATACTAGTGAGTTCTACTAGAAAGTATGTCCTGTGTTGACGTTGCAGTTTGTTGTCATTGGTTTCCTTTCCGAAGGTACCGACACGTTTTTAACTCTTCAAAACTGTCCCTCATGCCTCCAGACTCTGTCGGTTTGACGGAGAAGTCCCTCTTGACTAGCGGAGTCCCCTGTTGGCTAAGGTACAGCGGCATCATTCTGGTGAATGCAGCTGTTCGCGAAGACTCCTCGTCGTCCGAGGAATCGCTGGCGTACACGTCGGCCGGGCGGATCTTCCGGCACTTCCAGCGGCTGGAACCGGTGCTGCGCATGTAGGACGGCGGTGCCTGGCTTTTTCGTATAATTTTTGGCGAAGTGGGATCGTCTTTTTGTTCGTCGCCGTTATTTGGTGTATGTGTGGGGTCTTGAGTCCTGAGGGACGGTATGAGTCTATGTGGAGGCGCAGTGTTCACTCTCCTAAGCAGACGTGGTGAGGAGACAGCGTCCAGTAACAGAGCCGAGTTCGAGTGTAAGAGGACAGCTTTTGGCTTCACGCTGGGCGGGTGAGAGGCAGACCCGGGACGTCCTCTAGGACTGGCCGACATCGGTCTCACGTTGGCCGATCCCTGCGTGGTGGGTGCACGAGGACGCTGTACTTTTGCAGACGCCGGTCTGTTTTCTACAGCACGTGGAGAGCAAGGTACTGGACCATCCCGTGGTGACAGAGATGGGGACACCTGACGCGGGGAGGTCGGGTTTGATACGGGCGGCGTACGGGGCGACCCCGGCGCGTGATGATGACCGGTCCGGCGAGGAGACGCGGACGACGGGCGAGGCGACGCCGGTGGAGTCGGCACAGCTGCACGGTCACGCGCTCTCGAGAAGGCAGGAGGGCTCGGTAAGGAGGCAGAGTCCGAATACGAACGTTTCCTTAACGGCTCGATATGCTTATTGATTGGTGGTAGAATAAACATGTCTTCCTGAAGGGCCAACTTTCGTGACAGCCTTTTGGTGAACGGTTCGTCTGAAACAGTTCGCGTTAGAGGCCTGTGCCTCCGCGGGGTGGTGGGGGTCGATGACCCCGGGGTAGACCCACCGGATCTAGGCGACTGGTCTCCGCTTCCCGTCGGTGAGTCTTCTGGGGTTTCGTCTTCTAGTGTTCCCACCGCCCTGCTAACCAGGGGCGCAGGGCTCATCCTGTTTACGTGTTGTAAAGTCCGAAGGTCTTCCATACTCTGCGTTTTGTCAATCTCAAGAGACTGCAACAGTTTCTGTTGGATCTGACAAATTGTGCGGATGTTGCCCTCCTCAACTTTCTTCAGAGCTTTCTCTTTTGACTGTAGCAGGTTCTCCAGTGACCTGTTCTTTACAGTCATCTCTTTGTTCTTCGTCTTGGTGACTTGCAGTACTTTCAAACTCAACGCTATGTCGTCGGCCATGTTCTTTTTCTCACCATTGCTGTTTTCTCCCTCGGCCTTCTCCATAGCTGAAAACACGTCTCACGAACTTGTCACACGAGTTACGCGCTTGTTGCAGTATTTACTCACGCTACCCCAGTGACCCTTCTAAGTGCTGATAGTCTCTCACCTAATACAGACCCTGTGGGTTCAGTTTACCCCGGGTGAGCTATCAGGGTACGGGTGAGGTAAATATGCTTTCTCTCTGCGCCGACGGGTCCCTAAGACTCAACCGTCCAGGTGTCAACAAGGCGTGGTGTTCGTACAAGACGCAACAGAAATAAAGTTCTCCCAGCTGTGCGGTGATATAGAATCCCAACTCCAGGTAGCTAAGTGACCGAGCAAATCCTGTCAAGTCTTTCACGGACCTGTCAGGTGCGGTGACGTTATTCCAAGCAGCCCTGAACGTTTCATACGCCGCACAAAAGGGCGAGCTGTCACTCCGAGCCAGTAAATCAGTCCTGTGTTGTTAATGTGAAGTCGGGACCTCAGTGAGAAGAAAATGGGCTGAGAAAACCTCTGTGTGTTCTTGACTTAAATCCGTGAATGGACGACGCTCTCTCCGCAATATCCGAGTGACAAGTTAAGGTGCTTTGCTGTACTCAGTGTTTTCAGAACACGGCTTGTCTTTGTTTGCAGCCGTAGTCTTTAGTTGGTTACGAAAACATTCGGTCTTTTATAGAGAAGAACTAGGAAACAAAGTGTCGACCCAAGCACAGGTGGTATTGTGCAAGTCAAATGGGGCGTACATATCAAACCCTTTTCATCGAAGGTACGTACGTGTGGATCGGCCAGTAGGCGAAGAACGTACGGGCGAATAACAAATATCCTTCTCGATGTAGTGATGTCAGAGACGCTGTCAGATTCAGAGCGATTAGTAAGTACTCCAGTGGAATGTGATTGTGAAGTGATGCCCTGTATCAAATTCCAAACTCCGAGTTCAAGTGCCCGTGACTCGCTACTCGGCAATGGAGACCCGCAATGCGTACATGCCAACTTGGGTTTTGAAGCGTTCTCTAGGATCTGATGAGAGAGCCCTTTGGGTCAAAGAAAGGACAACAGGTTGTGTGCAGAAACCACAGCAAATGCCGGCCTTCAATGTAAACAATGATGTGCCGTAGACGCCGAGTTTCCCTCACGAACAGTCGGCGAAAAGCCGTGGTTCTTTGATCAACTGAATGACACCGTAGAATAGCCTATTGCACAGTCACGATCAACACGGATGCTTTTAACGTAGGAGATGTTTGTGAGCTTCCCAGAATTTCGATGTTCCGACTGGTAAGTCCTGTCAGTTAGTCCGTATTGCAGTCTTACCTGTGCCGACGGTTCCTTTCAATAGGCGGTCCTGGCTCCATTTTCTTTTGCTCACACCTGGAAGAAAGGAAAAGCCTTCAGACGTGTCACCACTGTGTCGTCTGACATCGGTCTGACTAACTCCGGATTGTTGTACGACTGACCCTATATCATCGGATACCTAGCGGCTCAACACGCGGCGTACACCCTTTGTGTCGCACGGTAATCGAAGACTCCGTTATCAGTAACACGGATAGAACACAGAAGGCACGGGAGCTTAGCTCAGATCCCTCTTTAACCGCTTGCATGGACGTCCTTTCTGATCAGCGTGGCTATCTAAATCACCCGGCATTTTATCAGCAGTAATAGTGAGAAGGCCACAGGAAAGGTGACGCCGCTCTGCGCGTCTCAACTCACGCATCTGACGTAATTAAGTTAAATGCGCATGTTCCCTGGTAACTTAAGTCAACATTCCGATTGGCCATGATGACTACAATTGGTTTTGTTGACTCTAGATAGGCCATGCTAACTAAGGGCCGTATTATCCTGGGAACATCGTTTTCTCTCCCTGTATACCTACTAGGTGTTGTCGCTACAGAATCATTCCAAGGATAAGTCTTCAGGTGTAGGTATATACCCCCGTTTAGAACTTAATAAGCTTCAGTGAAAATTTCAGGTGGTCTTAATTTTTGACACCACCGAAAAACAAACCAACTACTGGCGCCTCCCAGTATTTGCTCTGTTGTTGACCACGCTTAGGTATAGATTGTCTAGGGCTACATTGTGTAACTGATAAATTTACTCTTTATCAGGTAATTTTATAGCGACATACTTGTAATGTTGTATAGCTGCGATGTAATGAACTGTATGAAGTGGACCTTGACACTCTATTTGCTAATTTTAATTCCCACCTGACACTGTAAGAGT
This sequence is a window from Branchiostoma floridae strain S238N-H82 unplaced genomic scaffold, Bfl_VNyyK Sc7u5tJ_1383, whole genome shotgun sequence. Protein-coding genes within it:
- the LOC118407509 gene encoding nascent polypeptide-associated complex subunit alpha, muscle-specific form-like; the encoded protein is MEKAEGENSNGEKKNMADDIALSLKVLQVTKTKNKEMTVKNRSLENLLQSKEKALKKVEEGNIRTICQIQQKLLQSLEIDKTQSMEDLRTLQHVNRMSPAPLVSRAVGTLEDETPEDSPTGSGDQSPRSGGSTPGSSTPTTPRRHRPLTRTVSDEPFTKRLSRKLALQEDMFILPPINKHIEPLRKRSYSDSASLPSPPAFSRARDRAAVPTPPASPRPSSASPRRTGHHHAPGSPRTPPVSNPTSPRQVSPSLSPRDGPVPCSPRAVENRPASAKVQRPRAPTTQGSANVRPMSASPRGRPGSASHPPSVKPKAVLLHSNSALLLDAVSSPRLLRRVNTAPPHRLIPSLRTQDPTHTPNNGDEQKDDPTSPKIIRKSQAPPSYMRSTGSSRWKCRKIRPADVYASDSSDDEESSRTAAFTRMMPLYLSQQGTPLVKRDFSVKPTESGGMRDSFEELKTCRYLRKGNQ